From one uncultured Paludibacter sp. genomic stretch:
- the groEL gene encoding chaperone Hsp60, peptide-dependent ATPase, heat shock protein (Evidence 2a : Function from experimental evidences in other organisms; Product type f : factor), whose product MAKEILFNIDARDQLKKGVDELANAVKVTLGPKGRNVILEKKFGAPQITKDGVTVAKEIELEDSFQNLGAQLVKEVASKTGDDAGDGTTTATVLAQSIINVGLKNVTAGANPMDLKRGIDKAVETVVANIQSQAKTVGDNYDKIEQVATVSANNDAKIGKLIADAMRKVSKDGVITIEEAKGTETTIDVVEGMQFDRGYISPYFVTNTEKMEVEFEKPYILIYDKKISNLKELLPILEPAVQSGRPLLIIAEDVESEALTTLVVNRLRASLKICAVKAPGFGDRRKEMLEDIAILTGGTVISEEKGFELEKATLDMLGTAEKITVDKDNTTIVNGAGNKDAIHARTTQIKSQIAATTSDYDREKLQERLAKLAGGVAVLYVGAASEVEMKEMKDRVDDALHATRAAIEEGIVPGGGVAYIRSINTLDKMKGDNEDETTGIEIVKRAIEEPLRQIVANAGKEGAVVVQKVREGKGDFGYNARTDKYENFFEAGVVDPAKVTRVALENAASIAGMFLTTEAVVTEKKEENPAPQMPMGGGMGGMM is encoded by the coding sequence ATGGCAAAAGAAATTTTATTTAACATAGATGCTCGCGACCAGTTGAAAAAAGGTGTAGATGAACTGGCAAATGCAGTAAAAGTAACACTTGGACCTAAAGGTCGTAATGTGATTCTTGAAAAGAAATTTGGCGCACCACAAATTACAAAAGACGGTGTAACTGTTGCAAAAGAAATTGAATTGGAAGATTCATTCCAAAACTTAGGTGCACAATTGGTAAAAGAAGTTGCATCAAAAACCGGAGACGATGCAGGAGATGGCACAACAACAGCAACTGTGTTAGCACAATCCATCATAAACGTGGGACTTAAAAATGTAACTGCCGGAGCAAACCCAATGGATTTGAAACGCGGTATTGATAAAGCGGTAGAAACTGTTGTGGCAAACATTCAATCGCAAGCAAAAACAGTTGGTGATAACTATGACAAAATTGAACAAGTTGCTACTGTATCTGCCAACAACGATGCAAAAATTGGTAAACTTATTGCCGATGCTATGCGCAAAGTATCAAAAGACGGCGTAATTACAATTGAAGAAGCAAAAGGTACCGAAACTACAATTGATGTTGTAGAAGGAATGCAATTCGACCGTGGTTATATTTCTCCGTATTTTGTTACCAATACAGAAAAAATGGAAGTGGAATTTGAAAAACCGTATATTCTTATCTACGACAAAAAAATTTCCAATCTAAAAGAACTTCTTCCCATTCTTGAACCGGCTGTTCAATCCGGACGCCCGTTGTTAATCATTGCGGAAGATGTTGAAAGCGAAGCGCTTACCACATTGGTTGTAAACCGTTTGCGTGCTTCTTTGAAAATATGTGCCGTAAAAGCTCCCGGATTTGGCGACCGCCGCAAAGAAATGTTGGAAGATATTGCCATTTTGACAGGCGGTACCGTAATTTCTGAAGAAAAAGGATTTGAATTGGAAAAAGCGACCCTTGATATGTTGGGTACTGCAGAAAAAATTACGGTGGATAAAGACAATACAACAATTGTAAACGGCGCTGGTAATAAAGATGCTATCCACGCTCGTACTACACAAATTAAATCTCAAATTGCAGCTACAACATCCGATTACGACCGCGAAAAACTTCAGGAACGTTTAGCTAAATTGGCTGGCGGTGTTGCTGTACTTTACGTAGGAGCTGCTTCCGAAGTGGAAATGAAAGAGATGAAAGACCGTGTGGACGATGCATTGCACGCAACTCGCGCCGCTATTGAAGAAGGAATAGTTCCCGGAGGTGGTGTAGCTTACATTCGTTCTATCAATACTTTAGATAAAATGAAAGGTGACAACGAAGACGAAACTACCGGAATTGAAATCGTAAAACGTGCCATTGAAGAACCTTTGCGTCAAATTGTGGCAAATGCAGGAAAAGAAGGAGCTGTTGTAGTACAAAAAGTGCGTGAAGGAAAAGGTGATTTTGGTTACAATGCCCGCACCGATAAATATGAAAACTTCTTTGAAGCGGGCGTAGTTGATCCTGCAAAAGTTACCCGTGTTGCATTGGAAAATGCCGCTTCTATTGCCGGAATGTTCCTTACAACAGAAGCTGTTGTAACTGAAAAGAAAGAAGAAAATCCTGCTCCACAAATGCCAATGGGAGGCGGAATGGGCGGAATGATGTAA
- the groS gene encoding Cpn10 chaperonin GroES, small subunit of GroESL (Evidence 2a : Function from experimental evidences in other organisms; PubMedId : 12475168, 2897629, 2901493, 8506346, 8538739, 8876186, 9285585, 9298646, 9600841; Product type f : factor) yields the protein MRNAVLQKINKNNINTFKTMNIKPLADRVLVKPAPVEEKTVSGIIIPDSAKEKPLKGEVLEVGNGTKDEEMVVKKGDAVLYGKYAGTELEWEGEKYLIMRQSDILAII from the coding sequence ATGAGAAATGCAGTTCTACAAAAAATCAATAAAAACAATATAAATACATTTAAAACTATGAACATCAAACCATTAGCAGACCGCGTGCTTGTAAAACCCGCACCGGTAGAAGAAAAAACAGTAAGCGGAATTATTATTCCGGATTCTGCAAAAGAAAAACCGTTAAAAGGTGAGGTTTTGGAAGTCGGTAACGGAACCAAAGACGAAGAAATGGTAGTAAAAAAAGGCGATGCTGTTCTTTACGGAAAATACGCCGGAACAGAGTTAGAATGGGAAGGTGAAAAATACCTTATTATGCGTCAATCTGACATTCTTGCTATTATCTAA